In Mugil cephalus isolate CIBA_MC_2020 chromosome 11, CIBA_Mcephalus_1.1, whole genome shotgun sequence, the genomic window TCTGCCGTCTTTTTCTGCGGGGGTGGCTTCGAGTCCGTTGATGACTTCCTGTTGCAGCAAACAACACAAGGATTCAATGCAgagacatgtttgtttgttttgtttttctttcacccaAATGATTCCCACAGGCGCTTCCAGGTAGTGATGGCATGCAGCCTGCGATGAGAACCCATCTGATCCAGAcctgtctttctcctttttcccaTCCAGCGAGGGGCGCTTCGCGgcagagggaaggggaggaggggggtggaggtgaagagggagtggaggaagtggagcaTTGGGGTCAGGTGGCTCTTTTCTAAATGAAGAGACACCCGTGAGCTCAGCTGAGTCACTTCACAGAGAGAGTGAGTAATAGCGGCAAACATCAGTGCGATGCAGCACGAGTGGGCATGCAGATTCTGACCTGGGcggaggaggatggagatgaAAAGGAAGGGGAGCAATCGGAGCGTTCGGATCCGATGGGAGCTTCCTGGCATGAAAACAGGAATTCGTTTGTCAGCAAATCTACTAAAATTCACACTCAACCACCATTCAGCGAACGAAGTCAAGCGCGTCTGACCTCTCTTTCTTTACTTCCACCGACGGCCGCTTAGGCGGTGGAGATGCGGGCGGAGGAGCGTGAGGAGGTTTGGAGTCTTTACTGTCCTTCCTGAACACATGGCGACACTAGAGATCAGTGCACTGAGCGCTCTTGTGTAGTAGCATGCTGCTcacgcacacagagacacacctCATCACAGCATGCACCATGCACAGGTGTTATCCTGACACACCACGTGTCCCGTGTTCACACTGCAGGCACAAATGAGTAACTCGGACACCGTCACGTCATGCAGCCAAGTCTCGGCGTCCCGTGCTCTTCAGCTCAGACCGTGCTGGGAGTCCTGACCTGTCTTTCTTCACGTCCGGAGCGGGACGTTTGGTTGGCAGTGGAGGCCGGGAAGGTCGAGGAGAGGGGCACCGGGTAGGATATAGAATGCTGCTGTCCAGCACTCCTCTCCTGAAATAAATAGTTCAATCTGAAGCTCTGCTGGATCATGTGTAaccatcgttttttttttgtttttttttttgagccactACCTTCTCACCTTTCAAACAGCGGTTTGTGAACATCTGCGGGTTTCTCCCGCTGCGGTGCGGAGATTGGCCTCTCAGGTCTGCCTTCTTCTCGGTGTTTGTCTTTCTTCGCGTCTTCTGTGCTCCTGTGCTTCTTGAGCTCTTCCGggtgtttctctcttttcagcTCTTCTGCGTGTTTAATTCTTTTAGGTTCCTccagcagtttttctttcttctgcgGCTCTGGCTTGTTCCTCTCGCTCTGCAGGTCTTGCGCGTGCTTCTGCGGCTTGTTATCGAGCTCCACTTTGGGAATTTCTGCAGGTGCTTGTTTCTCTTTCCTGACTTCTTGCTGTTTCACATTTTGGAGGTCCCCCCGCTGCTTCTCATCCCGGAGGTCGTCGGCGTGTCTCCTTTTGTGTTCCTCGTTCcgtttttctttcctgcttttatcagggtgttttttttcgGGATCGGAGTCGTGTTTTGGTTTGGCATCCAGCGTCCTGTGACTAACAGAAAACACGggagtcattttatttttacctctcTTCAAGATCCACCCGCGCACCTATTTTCCTGTTCCTTTGTTTTGCAGCCCTACTCAGACACATCAGGACCAGGAAAGTTAACAGACGAACAGCAGCAAGTAGTTAAAAGGATAATTCAGAGCTTTAGGTGAAAAATGTGTCGTGCATTTCTCACATTTCCCCAATTACCTTCAGAATCACCCGACCGCAGCCTCGATCACGTATCACCGAGGCAAATTTCAGACGTCCTAATGTGAATGTGAGAAGTCTTGCTAGAGCTTATTTAACCTGCCTGAACTTCTGCAGCTAATGGCAACATTGGATATGTCACAAGGAAAACTCTAACACTGACTAAGGcgtcttttatttttgcaaatatgTCAGCCATCTCCTGGAATTTTCCACATGTATTACACCTAAGAGAGCACCAGTCCACCTACAGCTGCCGGAAAGTAAAGTGTCGTTTTTCATTACGTAATTCtacttaaaagacaaaaagctgAGGAACTGTAGAGGCTTTAAAGTCGTCATGGCAAGCAGACTGAGTTACTGTCTAATTGTAGCCTTCAGGAAGTGAACTATATtgttcttttaatattttaagggCTTCTTACCatagagttgtttttttttttcaattcactgGATGTTCTGGAGCTGAATTATTTTTTAAGGAAACTATTAATATGCATGAAATACTGAAGGTCAGCGTAATGTCACGCAACACTCTGCTGGACGGTCTGACAGTGTGCTGGCATTGACCAGAAGTGTATTTCCTAATGAATGGGCTCTCTATTAAAGGTCATGTTAACTGCACCTGTGTCCGATTAACAGCTGCAAAACtactgacctgctctgtgaggGCGAGCTGCTCGGAGACGCCGCCGTTTTGCTGGAGTCCAAACCGTTCCTCGTTTCAGACGGCTTCTCGGAGTGAGAATGGccagagtctgtgtgtgtgtgtgtgtgtgtgtgtgtgtgtgtgtatgagagaaaATCATATTAGAAAACCACTCAATCTGCTAATGAATCctgcacaaacaacaaccatttCACTACATCAGTGTCATGTCACGATGCCAGTACCCAGAAGTCTTTTCCAGTCTTTAATGAGGACCTTCGCCAAGGCGATGACTTCTTCGTCTGTGCAGTGCTTCCTGATACCGTTCACAGACATGCCGATTCTTGTTTCCTGACACAAAggcgcgcacaaacacacacacacacacaaaaaaaaaaggtacaacgTGAGCTTCGAAGTTTTATGCTATTTGAGCTTCTGGGTTAGCAACAGTACACAAAAGCAGCACACCTGGAGAAGTTTCAGTGTCATACTGAAACCTTTCAGTTCCTTCAGCAGGTCCATGGCGCcttcctacacacacacacacacacacacacacacacacacaaaacagaggCAAACAATATCAGTGTTCGTTTTCACCCACTGTTgttaaaactttacatttataaatgtgtaataactgtaaaatatgCACGTGGCGACATGCAGATGTGTACGTGTCAAcaaggaaaagcagcagcagcagcagcaggctacTTTCACTTCATTTCTGTATTCATCAGCATTTTAGGCAAATGATGGCACAAATTCGAAACACCAACGACGACACAATGAGCTGTTTATTCTGATCACAACCGAGAAGTTACTACAGGACAGTCGTTTGCAGCCCTCCAACTGTGCAGGAGCGCCGTGGAACTGTGCCGTTTGCAGATTCGGTCACAACACACGCACGACCTTACCCGCAGGCCGCGTTGTTTACTTTCTGCAGCACACTTCGAAACCTCAGCTACAGTTAAATGTTACAACATGCAAACGatctgcaaagaaaaagaaaattgcctATCTACGAACCCGCAAAGCTCGACCGTCAAACTGATTCACACCACGGAGATTGAATGTCCTGCGAGGGAAATACTGTATGCAAACTCGGAGCACGAACACCTGTTGACCATTTGTTACAGTACAGCCAGGGCCGTGTCACACGTGTGCACGCTATTCAAACACACGGAGACGAAAGACAACAAGCTCGTTTTGGGCGCACAAAACGAGGGAAATCGTTTCGTTTTTCGAAAGAGCCATTCACGGGCCTTCTGCGCAGCACGCGGCGGCAGGACAACGCGCCACCTGTGGGTGTCAAAATATAGTCTCACCGTGTTATTTCTAGACACCATCTTGTCCAGCTTTTTTGCAATCCGGATGAGATCTTCCTCTCGAGTCATCGCTGCATTTAGTCGACCGCGAGCCGTTCAGTGGCGTCGGCTAGGTATTTCTTTAAATCCACTCAGAAATAGAAAAGTTTGGATCCGCTGCAGGTCGGACTTTACGCACGGAGCACTCCATTCAGCCCAGAGGCGTGTCCTTCTGCAGGGCCCAGCTGACCAGCGCGACATATGACAACAACTAAATATAGACGTTGTAGTAGGCGCGCGGTCCACTGAATTAACACAACTTCAAGGTGATTCGTGTAAAATTCACTTTCTTGAACTTCAACTTGATACTTCTCCTTTTTTAAAGCAGGAAATCGGTGACGTCGGGGACTTTTATCTCATGACTTTcgcgtctttttttttagttctgtctATATTTTGGCTGCGTTACATCACCAGTCGACTTGTGTTTTAAGATTGTGCCGTGAAACCAGGCCACTGTCTAATGATTAATCTTAACAAATTGAGGAGAGGACGCAGCGTGTACTCCCGCTATTTGCACACCAGCACCGACAGCTGCCGCTGTGTCAAAGAGCAGGATGACACGGAACCACcgtccagctgtgtttgttatttCGCACAGATACATCAGACATCTGAGACGAGGAGCTGGGAATAAACCAGAGCCGAATTTTCCTTTCAGACACAGAATAaagttaatttgttaaaaaaaaaaaaagttcattgtTTGTGTACACGCGCTTGCCACCAGAGGGTGCTGTGAAGCAAGCGACTTCTCCAATGACTAACCCAGTCCAGTGCAGGCCTCAACACTCGCTTTCCAACATTGTTTTCTAATTCTTTTGacagattttttaatttattttttcattttttaaatttatttcatgtgtatCTTATCGTATAGTGTTGGAGCACAGGGACACAACGTGGTTTATTATCCTAATATTAACCTCaaatcatatttaaaatgaGCTTGTAATTGCAGCATTACATCTGTGATCACCATACCCACTTTTATGTATAACTAGTCTACCGTTGTATATTTTAGTAGTGCGCTCAGCCGTTGCGAGAACTTTCATTCTGCGTACACTTGCTGTTTACCTGAACGGCAATTAAGTCTGTCTGCGTCTATGTCTGTCTGTATGTATACACAGTGAATTAGGGGTCAGTTAAACAATCAACCCACACACGAAAAAGAAGCTTGAGCAACTTTCTACAGTGtcctttgtaaaaaaaaaaatgtggcttGTGTCTCATCTCTAACCACTTCTTGGAAGCAATCACTTACAGAGTGTTTTTAGAGGAAATGTCTTCCAGAGGGAGACACGCTCCCAGAATTTAAAGGCATGCAGGTTTACTCCCACCGTCCACTGGGAACTGAGCCCCGATACAGTTCACTTCCCGGAGGCGTCCCTGCTGCTTCTCAACTTCTCGACTGTTGTGGGAAGCTACACAAGTGGGAGACACACAAGCATCGGCAGCTTGATTTTAAACTGGGGTTGGATCCCTACAGTTTCTGTGGAAACAGATTATGTAGGTAGCAACGCTATCATACTTCATTATGCATGGATCAGccccaacattaaaaccactaacaggagaaacaatcaccatcttgtgacagttcagagttctgctgggaaacgtttcgtcttggcatttgtgtggatgttacttagacaagaaaaacaacacaagatgttgacccggcctccaaattcactagatcccaaactaaacACATAtccgtgggatgcactgga contains:
- the tcea3 gene encoding transcription elongation factor A protein 3, translated to MTREEDLIRIAKKLDKMVSRNNTEGAMDLLKELKGFSMTLKLLQETRIGMSVNGIRKHCTDEEVIALAKVLIKDWKRLLDSGHSHSEKPSETRNGLDSSKTAASPSSSPSQSSHRTLDAKPKHDSDPEKKHPDKSRKEKRNEEHKRRHADDLRDEKQRGDLQNVKQQEVRKEKQAPAEIPKVELDNKPQKHAQDLQSERNKPEPQKKEKLLEEPKRIKHAEELKREKHPEELKKHRSTEDAKKDKHREEGRPERPISAPQREKPADVHKPLFERRGVLDSSILYPTRCPSPRPSRPPLPTKRPAPDVKKDRKDSKDSKPPHAPPPASPPPKRPSVEVKKERKLPSDPNAPIAPLPFHLHPPPPRKEPPDPNAPLPPLPLHLHPPPPLPSAAKRPSLDGKKEKDRKSSTDSKPPPQKKTADHVKKERKDSVDGKVSKKHPDEDKRERKDSPDSKPPLPKKPSLEVRKEKHRKDSCDSKPGHPVKRHSTDGKPDRRESSDSKRSSSPPAKKLTGERRESHGSKAPQPGPAQRKPSTDSLERKGRIEAPKTPTTPTSPMSPSFSSAGGPLSPHLATGDTVRDKCIEMLAAALRTDNDYKDFGANCDGMAAEIEDHIYQEIRATDMKYKNRVRSRISNLKDPKNPGLRRNVLAGSIELSRIASMSAEEMASDELKQLRNVLTQEAIREHQMAKTGGTTTDLLQCGKCKKKNCTYNQVQTRSADEPMTTFVLCNECGNRWKFC